The Montipora foliosa isolate CH-2021 chromosome 14, ASM3666993v2, whole genome shotgun sequence genome window below encodes:
- the LOC137984921 gene encoding uncharacterized protein produces MPETSGFLQTLRSAKFKKGLHIAAIVFGFLNIGGCFILASLTYILFGDCEDCSPNASDQEMVRNMRIFATVLFLLGILLIALSLCCKGPENSLAPTQVVISSIPAEDMEKTPAPVLGQNHAPHRPAFAEGESTNSPALRPTRTTVENVDETSNSSANAGFWTEDNDGPITPPPTYEEAIVMRWPVVVVREHGSQSSDEEAHSVDTGL; encoded by the coding sequence ATGCCGGAGACAAGTGGTTTCTTACAGACTCTACGATCTGCGAAGTTCAAGAAGGGACTCCATATTGCAGCCAttgtttttggatttctgaataTCGGAGGATGTTTTATACTTGCAAGCCTGACATATATCTTGTTCGGAGATTGTGAAGACTGTTCGCCCAACGCTAGCGACCAGGAAATGGTTCGGAACATGAGAATCTTTGCGACTGTGTTATTCCTTTTAGGGATTCTACTAATTGCCTTGTCATTATGTTGTAAAGGCCCAGAGAACAGTTTAGCACCGACTCAAGTTGTAATTTCGTCTATTCCCGCGGAGGACATGGAAAAAACTCCAGCGCCTGTGTTAGGACAAAATCATGCACCACATAGACCTGCATTTGCAGAGGGAGAATCAACAAATAGTCCTGCTTTACGACCTACTAGAACAACTGTTGAAAATGTCGATGAAACAAGTAATTCGTCTGCAAATGCAGGATTTTGGACTGAGGATAACGATGGACCGATAACTCCACCACCGACCTACGAGGAAGCCATTGTTATGCGATGGCCAGTCGTTGTTGTAAGAGAACACGGTTCACAATCTTCTGACGAAGAAGCACATTCTGTCGATACAGGATTGTAA